A single region of the Xenopus laevis strain J_2021 chromosome 4L, Xenopus_laevis_v10.1, whole genome shotgun sequence genome encodes:
- the fbxl8.L gene encoding F-box/LRR-repeat protein 8 → MSDLWKHMPLEILATIFYHLSLNDRFVVSQVCQYWAVAVASSRVWHYTKIRLVSDKDLLILEGLLQYLDQIKHLKVVFDQSKETNRMTVIQIFDCLSKGSCRLEKLNIVCCGENPFFYSGKEILRSITNLCGKESRVDLHHVDLRNVPFTLTDDFVRLIAAGSPNLQSLYINNGTLVCKISTSAIKEVLEVCPKLCALGAFYCSLNEDIFREIMKPHRSPFHCLDLFCERMDKHVSAISDEVWKDLRCRHPSLHVNMLFDHTIPASIIPLILRPSIPISTLQLNTFNEMMNEISFVSSHYSQTLQKFVIQTTSSSELDSALIDLAGKCRRLEEVHCYCVVKQEVIQAFLTCCPHLKKYTLKVIKEKHPWRPTFRESIWLCSV, encoded by the exons ATGTCCGACCTTTGGAAACATATGCCTCTAGAAATCCTTGCAACAATCTTTTATCACCTGTCTTTGAATGACAGATTTGTTGTATCACAAGTATGCCAGTACTGGGCAGTTGCAGTGGCATCAAGTCGTGTTTGGCACTACACAAAGATCAG GTTGGTGTCTGACAAAGACTTGCTGATACTGGAAGGACTACTCCAATATTTAGAtcaaataaaacatctgaaaGTTGTGTTTGACCAGTCTAAGGAGACAAACCGCATGACAGTTATACAGATTTTTGACTGTTTAAGTAAGGGGAGCTGCAGACTAGAGAAATTAAATATTGTTTGCTGTGGAGAAAACCCATTCTTTTATTCAGGGAAGGAGATCTTGAGGAGTATTACAAACTTGTGTGGAAAAGAGAGTCGGGTAGACCTGCATCATGTTGATCTGCGGAATGTTCCATTTACTCTCACTGATGATTTTGTTAGGCTCATTGCTGCTGGCAGCCCCAACTTGCAGAGCTTATATATTAACAATGGCACACTGGTTTGCAAAATCTCTACTAGTGCCATTAAAGAGGTGTTGGAGGTTTGTCCTAAATTATGTGCTCTTGGTGCCTTCTATTGTTCTTTGAATGAAGACATTTTTAGGGAAATAATGAAGCCTCACAGGTCCCCATTTCATTGCTTAGATCTCTTCTGTGAACGTATGGACAAGCATGTCTCTGCAATCTCTGATGAGGTTTGGAAAGACCTTCGCTGCCGACATCCATCTCTTCATGTGAATATGCTGTTTGATCACACTATCCCTGCCAGTATAATTCCACTTATTTTGAGACCAAGCATTCCTATATCCACATTGCAGCTCAATACATTTAATGAAATGATGAATGAAATTAGCTTTGTAAGCAGCCATTATTCACAGACTTTGCAGAAGTTTGTGATACAGACCACGTCATCTAGTGAACTCGACTCTGCTCTAATTGACCTGGCTGGGAAGTGTAGAAGACTTGAGGAGGTTCACTGCTACTGCGTGGTAAAACAGGAAGTTATCCAAGCTTTTCTAACTTGTTGTCCTCATTTGAAAAAATATACCCTAAAAGTCATCAAAGAGAAGCATCCTTGGAGGCCAACTTTCCGTGAATCTATTTGGCTCTGCAGTGTATAA
- the LOC108714027 gene encoding heat shock factor protein 4: MQESASSLAMDGYCSNVPAFLTKLWTLVEDPETSHLICWNVNGTSFHVFDQGRFAKEVLPKYFKHNNMASFVRQLNMYGFRKVVNIEQGGLVKPERDDTEFQHLYFLQGHEHLLEHIKRKVSVVKNEETKLRHEHVSRLLYELQTLRGQQESSDCQMQDMKQQNEVLWREVVSLRQNHLQQQKIIDKLMQFLFGQLPPGPTSTGIKRKMPLMLDDGNSTLPLSKFSRHLPVNALHDPYYIQSQTMGSTSALNSPALSASPIISDVTDAPPTNAVNGSLYSDGERSKCLLMIKEEPISPSINGSAGQEMSLDNCSICTDPPVLPVAMVQSILEGKESCSPPQMSTSQQMEEQSRTNPQERSEMPDSLDGSEVSLEGLQLLLRSQQYNIDSAAVLDVFSSGLCVSEWSLPNVDTSSSPMQQLAINLEKNVSDHPPKGLNTQFTITCPDEMANMAASSSLFAAEENVVSYLSSGDLADETSLNLQQPDEQNE, encoded by the exons ATGCAGGAATCCGCCAGCTCCTTGGCAATGGATGGGTACTGTAGCAATGTGCCAGCTTTCCTCACCAAGCTGTGGACATTAGTGGAGGATCCTGAAACCAGCCATCTTATCTGTTGGAATGTG AATGGAACCAGTTTCCATGTGTTTGATCAGGGAAGGTTTGCCAAAGAGGTGTTACCCAAGTATTTTAAGCACAACAACATGGCCAGTTTCGTGAGGCAGCTGAACATGT ATGGGTTTAGGAAAGTGGTGAATATTGAACAGGGTGGCCTGGTGAAGCCGGAACGAGATGACACTGAATTTCAGCATCTGTACTTCCTGCAGGGACATGAGCACCTTCTAGAACACATCAAAAGGAAG GTTTCGGTAGTGAAGAATGAGGAGACAAAACTTAGGCATGAGCATGTCAGCAGGCTCCTGTATGAGCTTCAGACCCTTCGAGGACAACAGGAGAGTAGCGATTGTCAGATGCAAGACATGAAGCA GCAGAATGAGGTGCTATGGCGTGAGGTTGTCTCACTCAGACAGAACCATTTGCAACAGCAGAAGATAATAGACAAG TTAATGCAGTTTCTATTTGGACAGTTACCTCCAGGACCAACCAGCACTGGGATAAAGCGAAAGAT GCCATTAATGTTGGATGATGGAAACTCTACCCTCCCACTGTCTAAATTCAGCCGCCACCTGCCAGTAAATGCTCTTCATGATCCTTATTACATCCAATCG CAAACAATGGGCTCCACGTCAGCTCTGAACAGCCCTGCTCTTAGTGCCAGCCCAATCATATCAGATGTGACAGATGCTCCACCCACTAATGCAGTTAATGGATCACTCTATTCAGATGGAGAACG gAGTAAGTGCTTGCTGATGATTAAGGAGGAACCCATCAGTCCCAGTATCAATGGGTCAGCTGGGCAGGAGATGTCTCTGGACAACTGTAGCATTTGCACAGATCCACCTGTTCTCCCAGTTGCAATGGTTCAGTCTATATTGGAAGGAAAGGAAAGCTGCAGCCCCCCTCAGATGTCAACATCCCAGCAGATGGAGGAGCAGAGTAGAACAAATCCACAGGAGAG gtctgagatgccagactcCTTGGATGGATCTGAAGTTAGTTTGGAGGGGTTGCAATTACTGCTGAGGAGTCAGCAATACAATATCGACTCTGCTGCTGTCCTAGAT GTGTTCAGCTCTGgcctgtgtgtgagtgagtggaGTCTTCCAAATGTGGACACAAGCTCATCACCG ATGCAGCAGCTTGCCATAAATCTAGAGAAAAATGTTTCTGACCATCCACCAAAGGGACTGAATACACAGTTTACCATCACTTGTCCAG ATGAAATGGCTAATATGGCAGCATCCTCCTCTCTATTTGCTGCTGAAGAAAATGTAGTGTCCTACCTCTCTTCGGGTGATCTTGCAGATGAGACTTCCCTGAACTTACAGCAGCCAGATGAGCAGAACGAGTGA